The DNA segment GTCCGAAGTCCGTCGTGCGCACGACGCAGGGCAGACCGTGGTGCTCGGTCTCCACATACTGGCCGCGGCGGGGGAAGTTGTCAGCGGTGATGGTCATCGTGATACCCATCATCGCACGGCTTCGGCCGGAATCAAGGGCGTCGTGATACTACTCACCAACCAGGACTCGATGGCCTGCTCGACGAAGATGTACCGGCGCCCGACGCGCCGGCAGGGGATCTGCCCCGCCCGCGCGCCGCGGTACACGCTGCGGGCGTCCAGGCCGAGCCGGGCCGCGACCCAGTCCGCGTCCACGACCGTGGCCGT comes from the Deltaproteobacteria bacterium genome and includes:
- a CDS encoding helix-turn-helix domain-containing protein; this translates as MTATVVDADWVAARLGLDARSVYRGARAGQIPCRRVGRRYIFVEQAIESWLVSSITTPLIPAEAVR